The following coding sequences are from one Bombus terrestris chromosome 14, iyBomTerr1.2, whole genome shotgun sequence window:
- the LOC100643423 gene encoding trithorax group protein osa: MLSSSILGILLGTLLLITSVPDAASYTKYGRTCKDIGCRRDEVCVMAEDPCSIYQRDNCGRYPTCAKAHPGGASCASTICGENEYCKTENDAPTCVKKSTAVGYDSAGVSYVNGQRTNNNENHDKTSNSASNSNPYANANAPPAPADPAGGYHQVNSGSNLGYPAYPSNSASNSGSNSGYPPYPSSNQGNRQQDLGYPPYPTHNRMPVPGQSYPARQPGQSNYPTYPGQPGYPAPPGYPQQYPGYQNYPYANYPNANYPNQNRMYHNNVHSGYRRNNAIMQSPSLMIIYSASLIMVLVNRLSLYPTPRPGKIRPTPPTPPPRSSPSGYGGRVSGNSGSRNTIGSGSIFNRLFGNDRYGVTTPRSRTQQSGNGYYDTHTSVDDQGNRIWRFFGEIDNELFAEFDSDNKIVRRRESASDVDSSASDVQSTKGLQSGYPSGSGYPSSDSSKNPDSFSASQPKSESPTRSSGYPSNSGYPSNSNYPSSGSSGYPYSSVGYPSRSSGYPSESGSSSGYPSRSSSGYPSESGYPSRSSSGYPSGSGYPSRSSSGYPSESGYPSRSSSGYPSGSGYPSRSSGYPSGSSGYPSSSGGYPASSGYPSSSRTNEESVKRVDANSVNAAYPGYPSQASRSNSGYPSQSGYPSQSGYPSQSGYPSQSNPYGNYYPGYNQGYPQAYPPQGNYPQGYPQGYQQGYPQGYPQGYQPPPSPASKKPNFGDQLTNIAKDLAGRVLTQAIIDKVSGRSH; the protein is encoded by the exons GTGCTAGTTGCGCAAGCACTATATGCGGGGAAAATGAATACTGTAAAACCGAAAATGACGCACCGACGTGCGTGAAAAAATCAACGGCAGTTG GATACGATTCGGCGGGCGTTTCTTACGTAAACGGACAGCGAACCAACAACAACGAGAATCACGATAAGACCAGCAACAGCGCTAGCAATTCGAACCCATACGCGAATGCTAATGCACCCCCGGCCCCTGCTGATCCAGCAGGAGGATACCATCAAGTGAATTCTGGCAGCAATTTGGGTTATCCAGCATATCCCAGTAACAGCGCTTCTAACAGCGGTTCTAACAGCGGATATCCGCCTTATCCCTCATCGAACCAAGGAAATCGGCAACAAGATTTAGGATATCCGCCATATCCAACGCACAACAGAATGCCAGTGCCTGGACAATCCTATCCCGCTAGACAACCTGGTCAATCCAATTATCCTACTTATCCAGGACAACCTGGTTATCCAGCGCCGCCAGGATATCCTCAACAATATCCCGGATACCAGAATTATCCTTATGCGAATTATCCTAATGCGAATTATCCTAATCAGAATCGTATGTATCACAATAATGTGCATTCTGGTTATCGAAGAAATAACGCCATCATGCAATCTCCGTCCTTAATGATTATCTATTCAGCAAGTCTTATCATGGTATTGGTAAATAGATTATCAT TGTATCCAACACCAAGACCAGGAAAGATTAGACCAACTCCACCTACTCCACCACCGAGATCTTCTCCCAGTGGATATGGTGGAAGAGTCAGCGGTAACTCGGGATCCAGAAACACTATTGGAAGTGGTTCTATTTTTAACCGTTTGTTCGGGAATGATCGTTATGGCGTAACTACTCCTAGGAGCCGTACTCAGCAAAGTGGTAACGGCTATTACGATACTCATACCTCTGTGGATGATCAGGGAAACCGAATTTGGAGATTTTTTGGT gAGATAGATAACGAATTGTTCGCAGAGTTCGATAGTGACAACAAGATAGTCAGAAGACGAGAAAGCGCCAGCGACGTGGACTCTTCTGCGTCTGACGTTCAGTCGACAAAGGGATTGCAATCGGGATATCCATCTGGAAGCGGATATCCTAGCTCTGATTCTTCCAAAAATCCCGATTCATTCTCCGCAAGTCAACCAAAATCCGAAAGCCCAACCAGATCGTCCGGTTATCCAAGTAACTCTGGTTATCCTTCGAACTCCAATTATCCATCCAGTGGTTCGTCAGGTTATCCCTATAGCTCTGTAGGTTATCCTTCAAGAAGTTCGGGATACCCGTCTGAATCAGGAAGCTCATCCGGTTATCCATCGAGAAGCAGTTCTGGTTATCCCTCTGAATCTGGATATCCTTCAAGAAGCTCGTCTGGTTATCCATCAGGATCCGGATATCCTTCGAGAAGCTCTTCCGGTTACCCTTCGGAGTCTGGTTACCCTTCGAGAAGTTCTTCGGGATACCCATCAGGATCTGGTTATCCATCGCGTAGTTCGGGCTATCCATCAGGATCTAGCGGTTATCCTTCCAGTTCCGGAGGATATCCAGCGAGCTCCGGTTACCCTAGCAGCTCCAGGACGAATGAAGAAAGTGTTAAAAGGGTAGATGCCAATTCGGTGAATGCTGCATATCCTGGATATCCTAGTCAGGCTAGTCGAAGCAATTCTGGATATCCTTCACAGTCAGGATATCCTTCACAATCTGGATACCCATCACAGTCTGGATATCCTAGCCAGTCTAACCCATATGGTAATTACTATCCTGGATATAATCAAGGTTACCCACAGGCATATCCACCTCAAGGAAACTATCCTCAAGGGTACCCACAAGGATATCAGCAAGGTTATCCACAAGGATATCCGCAAGGATATCAGCCTCCTCCTTCTCCTGCCAGTAAAAAGCCTAACTTTGGAGACCAGTTAACTAATATAGCTAAAGATCTTGCTGGGAGAGTTTTAACTCAAGCGATTATAGATAAAGTTAGTGGAAGATCGCATTAG